Below is a genomic region from Rhododendron vialii isolate Sample 1 chromosome 5a, ASM3025357v1.
GGTCCGGGGTTGTTTTGGCTCTCTCTGAGCGTctgatttataaaatttttattttgtatatacttgattttaaatattattaataatattttatgcaTAATTAtgtataatcttaataattttggttcgatttaACAACAAATatgttattttacattttcatttctcaaattttttcataaataaaaaataaaaatgtaatagTTGATGTAGCCTAAAGAATTATTTCAATGTATAAATGtaataaattaaaaagcaaaaatcttatgatataataaatatatgttctgataaaaaatatatgtctactAAGCTAGCTCCAGAGTTAAAATTCTGATTCCGCCATTGGGTGTGCTGCAACCGTAGTATAGATAAGGCCAGTATGGGTTCTTTTCATGCTAAAACCCAGAATAATCGTAAGTCagtttcacccaaaaaaaacaaaaacaaaaacactacGTACCCAAATCAAGGCAATTGCTTTCTCGATTGCATTGATCAAAAGACGATATTTCCACTCAACCAAAATGAGTCAAGGGGGTAATGACGATCAGCAGGGTCCCAAGATTCTTACAAAGACCATTGGCGAAAAGTTCAATGACGGTACCGGGAAAATCAAATCCTTGTACTCTTTCGCTCGCATTTACAAGGTGCCCGAAGATCTTCGAAAACTGAATGAATGCGCCTACGTTCCTCGCCTCATTGCTATCGGCCCTCTTCACCGGAAGGGCAAACACCTCCAAAAACCTATGCAAGACCTCAAAATGGATTACGCCAATCGCCTGTTTCTCCGACTGACCGAAGGAAAAGCTGACTCGAAAATTAGGGATGAGAAAAAAGACGAGTTGATACAAGAATGTGTGGAGGAAATGAAGAAGTGCACAGTCAAGGCCAAGAAATATGACGCACAAGGAGAAGCCACCCTGGTGGACATGGCCAAGAAATACTACGCAGAAGAATTAGAGCTGAGTGACGACGAGATGGTGGAAATGATGTTGGTCGATGGTTGCTTCATCCTCGAACTTCTCTACGTCTACTACCATACCAATTATTGTCAGGTAACACGAACTGGCCATAGTAACAAAACCCACGCTTATACCCTCACAGGGAATTTCACGTCTCTCTCtgctctcttttctctctcttacctACTTATACAATATAAAAAGTAGACATTTATGACTGGAGAGCTTATACCAAATCaaacttttatccaaatatttacTCAGATTTGAGTAAATATTAGAGTAAGAAGCGGAGATGCTCTTAATTAAAGAATACACAGACCAAACTCAACTCCAGCCAAATTTGATTCGAAATTTTGCATTCCGACAAGCAGGAAACAATACATTTCTTAAGTAAATGAGAGCATTCTTTTCCGTAAAATGCAAACTTTTTGTCTCAGGTTCGCAAGGACTCGAGTAGCATTCCGCAGCCTATTAATGGAGGAAAGGGGTGCAGGAAAAGCAACCGCAGGGGCTGCGAACCGCCAAGGGCAGATCCTATTTGCGATAGCATTTTGACAGCCAACATCGTCAGACACGACTTGATGCTCCTCGAGaaccaaattcctttctttGTGCTCGAGCATTTGTTCCAACTCACAGTGGCTAAGATCCCCACCGTGGATCAGACCACGGGGTGTTTCCCTGAGTTGTCGCTGGAAGGTTATGTCCGTTCTTACTTTTCGAAGTTTCTGAGTCTCGAAGGCGGACAATCTAGCGGTAGCAAGCCAAAAACTAGTTGTTGTTTGGCTAGCGATCACTGTATCCTCTCGATTTGTGATTCTACAAAAAAACTTGAACAGGGAAAGACAGAGTCAGAGAAAGCTAATGACTACTATCACATTCTACACTTAATACACAGTAGTTACATTCCCGGCGGCGAAGGAGAAGAAACCGAACTCGGAATCCAACTAAATTCCAAAAAGCATTGCGAATTAATGCTCTCTGCATCAGACCTCCGCTACGCGGGAGTCAAGTTCGTACCCACTACGGATCTACACAAGGTCAAGTTCATCAACAAAGGCATAGGCTGTTGGCAATGTCGTACCCTCGAGTTTCGAATCCCGACCATCTATATAGGCAAGACCACGGAGTCGTTCCTCCGAAACGTCATTGCCCTGGAACAGTGTTCCACCAGGGTTCCGCGATACTTCACGTCCTACGCGAAGCTCATGGACATGTTCATAAACTCCGAGGAAGACGTCCGAGTGCTTAAAAAGGACAGAGTCATACATAATTACTTGAGCACGGACGAGGACGTCCGTGATCTATTCAACAAGCTGTGCAAGGAAGTTGTACTGGAGGACTTCCATTTCGGCGAGGACTGCCGAGAGGCATCCATGTTTAATATGCGTTGGCAGACGAGGGCTGTGAGATACGTGACTCGACTGTTCGTTGCTTCTCCCTGGCCGGCCCTTGCTTTCTTCATGGGCATTGGCGCTTTTGCGATAGCGGTTTATCAATTTGGTTACGCGATTCGCGCGCGGGTTCATCGATGATCATTAGCATTTTCTGTGTTTCAGTTTCAACTAAAACTGCTACAAACATCGCGTAT
It encodes:
- the LOC131327080 gene encoding UPF0481 protein At3g47200-like; this translates as MLKPRIIVSQFHPKKTKTKTLRTQIKAIAFSIALIKRRYFHSTKMSQGGNDDQQGPKILTKTIGEKFNDGTGKIKSLYSFARIYKVPEDLRKLNECAYVPRLIAIGPLHRKGKHLQKPMQDLKMDYANRLFLRLTEGKADSKIRDEKKDELIQECVEEMKKCTVKAKKYDAQGEATLVDMAKKYYAEELELSDDEMVEMMLVDGCFILELLYVYYHTNYCQVRKDSSSIPQPINGGKGCRKSNRRGCEPPRADPICDSILTANIVRHDLMLLENQIPFFVLEHLFQLTVAKIPTVDQTTGCFPELSLEGYVRSYFSKFLSLEGGQSSGSKPKTSCCLASDHCILSICDSTKKLEQGKTESEKANDYYHILHLIHSSYIPGGEGEETELGIQLNSKKHCELMLSASDLRYAGVKFVPTTDLHKVKFINKGIGCWQCRTLEFRIPTIYIGKTTESFLRNVIALEQCSTRVPRYFTSYAKLMDMFINSEEDVRVLKKDRVIHNYLSTDEDVRDLFNKLCKEVVLEDFHFGEDCREASMFNMRWQTRAVRYVTRLFVASPWPALAFFMGIGAFAIAVYQFGYAIRARVHR